A stretch of the Planktothricoides raciborskii GIHE-MW2 genome encodes the following:
- a CDS encoding SLBB domain-containing protein, with protein sequence MSSKNHTNVVKTISQAVLGLTLSVVPSLGTSDPCLGQLPLLERSQPDATGGTPVRPAPPPESPQTMPETSVTIPQVPAPSIPEIPAPASAELPVSAYILGGGDTIRIDILGVEQYSGDYQIPIDGRLILPLAGSISVQGLTLEEAADAISQAYANILKRPVISVNLQAPRPLNIWIAGEINRPGSYSVSLKGGVGQRPGTQYPTITQVIEQAGGIKLTADLRRIELRRPQRDGSQRTIDINLWQMLQTGDRRWDITLLDGDSIFIPTATTVDLGEIRQLANTSFAIPMAQARNVTVVGEVARPGPYIVLGGDTGADFNLGGLPTVTRAIQIAGGIKPLANLREIQLQRPTREGAAQIISVNLWQLLQTGDINQDPIVQDGDIIIVPATAEVNPAEAEQIATASFAPETINVRVVGEVTIPGTIRVQPNTPLNQALLAAGGFRNSRAARGAVELIRLNPNGTVSRQTVSVDLAASINEQTNPILRNNDIVVVNPSGITAFGDNLNNIFSATTSTGGFLRVLEFLGILKYLTVP encoded by the coding sequence ATGTCATCAAAAAACCACACTAATGTAGTGAAGACAATAAGTCAGGCAGTTTTGGGTCTGACCCTATCGGTTGTTCCCAGCTTAGGCACTTCCGATCCTTGCTTGGGGCAATTGCCACTGCTGGAGCGATCGCAACCAGACGCAACTGGGGGGACTCCGGTTCGCCCTGCACCGCCCCCAGAATCCCCGCAGACTATGCCAGAAACATCTGTCACCATTCCACAAGTTCCTGCCCCAAGCATTCCAGAAATTCCCGCTCCAGCAAGTGCAGAACTGCCGGTTTCAGCTTACATATTAGGTGGAGGGGACACGATTCGGATCGATATATTGGGGGTTGAGCAATACAGTGGGGATTACCAGATTCCCATCGATGGTAGGTTGATTCTGCCCCTGGCTGGAAGCATATCAGTTCAGGGCTTAACCCTTGAAGAGGCCGCTGATGCAATTTCCCAGGCTTACGCGAATATTCTGAAACGTCCGGTGATCTCAGTCAATCTCCAAGCCCCGCGTCCCCTAAATATTTGGATCGCCGGGGAGATCAATCGCCCCGGTTCCTACTCGGTGTCGCTCAAAGGTGGAGTCGGCCAGCGTCCGGGCACTCAGTACCCGACCATAACCCAGGTGATTGAACAAGCTGGAGGAATTAAGCTCACAGCAGATTTGCGGCGGATCGAGCTACGTCGTCCCCAAAGAGATGGCTCGCAGCGGACGATCGATATTAACCTTTGGCAAATGCTTCAGACCGGCGATCGCCGATGGGACATCACACTACTTGATGGAGACTCCATTTTCATTCCCACAGCGACTACCGTAGACCTTGGAGAAATCCGACAACTGGCAAATACGAGCTTTGCGATTCCTATGGCTCAAGCTAGGAATGTTACAGTAGTGGGAGAAGTGGCGCGTCCGGGTCCTTATATTGTCCTAGGAGGGGACACCGGAGCAGATTTTAACCTAGGGGGGCTACCAACCGTGACCCGGGCGATTCAGATCGCCGGAGGAATTAAACCACTAGCGAATCTGCGGGAAATCCAATTGCAGCGACCCACAAGAGAAGGAGCCGCACAAATTATTTCGGTCAATCTCTGGCAACTGTTGCAGACCGGAGACATCAATCAAGACCCAATCGTGCAAGATGGAGATATTATTATCGTTCCCGCAACCGCCGAAGTCAATCCGGCTGAAGCCGAACAAATCGCTACAGCCAGCTTTGCTCCCGAGACAATTAATGTGAGGGTGGTCGGAGAAGTCACAATACCTGGAACGATCAGGGTGCAGCCAAATACCCCGTTGAATCAAGCCCTGCTGGCTGCGGGTGGATTCCGCAATAGTCGAGCCGCTCGCGGTGCGGTGGAGCTAATTCGCCTCAACCCAAATGGCACAGTTTCTCGACAAACTGTTTCTGTTGATTTAGCTGCCAGCATCAACGAACAAACCAATCCCATACTCCGTAATAACGACATTGTTGTGGTTAACCCCTCTGGTATAACCGCCTTCGGAGATAATCTCAACAATATCTTCTCGGCAACTACTAGCACGGGCGGGTTTCTCAGGGTTCTAGAATTCTTGGGCATTCTCAAATATTTGACCGTTCCTTAA
- a CDS encoding O-antigen ligase family protein: protein MKALLANPVILLLILGCGVIYILLAFQVVSKHPRLGALAEKIIIGLYLFMMPGVGISPFPNFHPTSLATREKSFAGAFVQLSVYGVLLFILSPRLKYTLKYSVEVLAVLLKSNPGLFLYLFLLSLSFSWSDTPIHTLKYSMVWLGTTVVNSYIIKQFSFSEIANLLKYVLAITAALSTYYSMLRPGIGINPVKNSWQGILAHPNPLASLMAFSAILWGIEAIENPKKRVIAVTMTFFSLYVMQMCESGGGKVQFILGVLMVLSVSFLKKLPFQWAYFFVIIFMIFSIAGFIIVTDNLEAIVVDGLGKDMTLTGRTPVWEFLFSEKIPKRPVLGYGFHGFWQPWRGADNPAANDISGLLIMPGGWAPPHSHNSFIEIILDLGYVGFACFALSFFTALADAVRYLTRPQPPGTPMIESILPMLLLVFILFPNLTEIPLVENNHNWYYYVFVVVGLSIRNSGKNLKGDIRY from the coding sequence ATGAAAGCGCTGCTTGCCAATCCCGTAATTCTCCTGCTGATTCTAGGTTGCGGTGTCATCTATATTCTCTTGGCATTTCAAGTGGTTAGTAAACATCCCCGACTGGGGGCATTAGCAGAAAAAATAATAATTGGATTATATTTATTTATGATGCCAGGAGTTGGCATCAGTCCATTTCCAAATTTTCATCCCACCAGTCTGGCAACTCGGGAAAAAAGTTTTGCGGGTGCCTTTGTTCAATTGTCTGTATATGGCGTGCTTCTGTTTATTTTGTCTCCTCGCCTCAAATACACTTTAAAATACTCCGTTGAAGTATTAGCAGTATTGCTCAAAAGCAATCCAGGTTTATTTTTGTATTTGTTTCTACTATCTCTATCATTTTCTTGGTCGGATACCCCAATTCATACTCTAAAATATAGTATGGTATGGCTGGGAACTACTGTAGTAAATAGCTATATTATTAAACAATTTAGTTTTTCTGAAATTGCCAATTTATTAAAATATGTTCTAGCAATCACAGCGGCTTTGAGTACATATTATAGTATGTTACGCCCTGGCATAGGAATCAATCCCGTAAAAAATAGCTGGCAAGGAATTCTAGCTCACCCGAATCCCCTGGCATCTCTGATGGCTTTTAGTGCAATATTGTGGGGGATAGAGGCTATTGAAAATCCCAAAAAACGCGTGATAGCAGTCACAATGACTTTTTTCTCTCTTTACGTTATGCAAATGTGTGAATCTGGCGGAGGAAAAGTGCAATTTATCCTAGGCGTTTTAATGGTACTTTCCGTTTCATTTTTGAAAAAACTGCCTTTTCAATGGGCGTATTTTTTTGTGATAATTTTTATGATTTTTTCTATAGCAGGATTTATTATTGTCACAGATAACCTGGAGGCGATTGTGGTGGATGGACTGGGTAAAGACATGACTTTGACCGGACGGACACCAGTTTGGGAATTTTTGTTCTCTGAGAAGATCCCAAAACGTCCTGTATTAGGTTATGGTTTCCATGGGTTTTGGCAGCCTTGGCGAGGGGCTGACAACCCGGCTGCTAATGACATTAGCGGACTACTTATTATGCCCGGGGGTTGGGCTCCCCCCCATTCTCATAATAGTTTTATAGAGATCATTTTGGATCTAGGTTATGTAGGATTCGCCTGCTTTGCGCTATCATTTTTTACGGCACTTGCCGATGCGGTGCGTTATCTAACCCGCCCTCAGCCACCTGGGACTCCGATGATTGAATCGATTTTACCCATGTTATTGTTGGTTTTTATTCTTTTTCCGAATTTGACCGAAATTCCCCTGGTTGAAAATAACCATAATTGGTACTACTATGTCTTTGTAGTGGTTGGATTGAGTATCAGAAACTCCGGTAAGAACCTCAAGGGAGATATAAGATATTAG
- a CDS encoding flippase: protein MKNKLVLLIQQLSPTFRKVVANMAWLFADRFMQMGLGLLIGIWVARYLGPEQLGVFNYAIAFVSLFNPLTTLGLDSIVVRDLAQDSSRKHEILGTAWLLKLLSGLLTLLLTTAIISLLRPDDRLTHWLVGIIAAGTIFQSFETIDFWFRSQIESKYTVFAKNIAYIIAAIIKIALIQMQSPLVGFACIKAGDIALSALALLFVYHRQGQLITLWRVNLPIAQKLLKDSWPVIFSGISIYIYAQIDQVMLGQMAAPSSLGIYSVSVKLSEVFNIIPTVIYSSLLPALVKKYQEGENVFLETMQGVYDLMAVLWFLIAIAISPLSDWIVDILYGEAYADAGNVLAVYIWSQFGSNFGTARALYINVKNLFKISLIISIVGAVINILLNLWLIPQYQAMGATVATLITYFIATIFMNLFFADLRKLVPLILKSLVIPQSLFRLKKMFMARKLS, encoded by the coding sequence ATGAAAAATAAACTGGTCTTATTAATTCAACAACTCAGTCCGACTTTCCGCAAAGTAGTTGCCAATATGGCTTGGCTGTTTGCGGATAGATTTATGCAGATGGGTCTGGGACTGCTGATCGGGATCTGGGTTGCTCGTTACCTCGGACCAGAGCAGTTAGGTGTGTTTAACTACGCGATCGCCTTTGTATCGCTGTTTAATCCGCTCACTACCTTGGGACTCGACAGCATCGTCGTCCGAGATTTGGCTCAAGATTCTTCCCGCAAGCACGAAATCCTGGGCACTGCTTGGCTCCTAAAATTATTGAGCGGTCTGTTAACCCTGCTATTGACAACGGCAATAATTTCCTTGCTTCGCCCCGACGATCGCCTCACCCATTGGCTGGTGGGGATTATCGCTGCGGGAACGATTTTTCAGTCTTTTGAAACCATAGATTTCTGGTTTCGCTCTCAAATTGAGTCAAAATATACAGTTTTTGCCAAGAATATTGCTTATATCATTGCCGCCATTATCAAAATTGCGCTGATTCAAATGCAATCTCCACTCGTGGGTTTTGCTTGTATCAAGGCTGGGGATATCGCTTTGAGTGCATTGGCTTTGCTGTTTGTCTATCATCGCCAAGGACAATTGATCACTTTGTGGCGAGTTAACTTACCAATCGCGCAAAAGTTATTGAAAGACAGTTGGCCAGTGATTTTCAGTGGCATTAGTATTTATATTTACGCCCAGATAGATCAAGTCATGCTAGGTCAAATGGCAGCACCAAGCTCCTTGGGGATATACTCTGTATCTGTCAAATTATCAGAAGTATTTAATATTATTCCCACAGTGATATATAGTTCCCTGTTACCCGCGCTGGTGAAAAAATACCAAGAAGGAGAAAATGTATTCTTAGAGACGATGCAGGGAGTTTACGATCTGATGGCAGTGCTATGGTTTTTAATAGCAATAGCAATCTCTCCATTATCTGATTGGATAGTTGATATATTGTATGGAGAAGCTTATGCCGATGCCGGAAATGTCTTAGCGGTTTACATTTGGTCTCAGTTTGGTTCAAATTTTGGGACTGCACGAGCTCTATATATTAATGTGAAAAATTTATTTAAAATCTCGCTGATCATTAGCATTGTTGGAGCAGTTATTAATATTCTTCTCAACCTCTGGCTGATTCCGCAATATCAAGCTATGGGTGCAACAGTGGCTACGCTAATTACCTACTTTATAGCCACAATTTTTATGAACCTGTTTTTTGCCGATCTGAGAAAATTAGTTCCGTTAATCTTGAAGTCACTGGTGATTCCGCAATCGTTATTTAGGCTGAAGAAAATGTTCATGGCCAGAAAATTAAGTTAA
- a CDS encoding glycosyltransferase codes for MSHLLFFRVGAIANESAFEAMSLIYQCLQEKYGYQITIVKSEHDNYQNEAFKIVSISEKAWKVNKYLSLFLMPGLQDSSLKRMFAEADGIVTVDPTVYSQGLLGINEAQRAGKPVWFDTSITVPETRRDLMWKLQRRGILKALAQTTGIIATGPKCLERFRDLDLLDEAIASKFTIMGHPADTQRFVPQPKLSAQDGILRVLVVSRLVTEKGLLYILEAMTPLLRERNNLQLQLIGTGPLKSLLSREVSERALEDKVLFRNPVPHAQLAEIIGSADLFVSHAVSTSGWEEYFGACNIEAMSCGLPCVLTSSGGTPYTVREKEVAVMVEDRHIIQLRTVIAQLLDSESERLEMGQRARNYVERYYAVATIAEKYHRMLQRGMALGITRTGSI; via the coding sequence ATGAGTCATCTGTTATTTTTCAGAGTGGGCGCGATCGCCAATGAGAGTGCATTCGAGGCAATGAGTTTGATATATCAGTGCCTCCAAGAAAAGTATGGCTATCAAATCACTATCGTCAAATCAGAGCATGATAACTATCAGAATGAAGCCTTTAAGATTGTTTCTATTTCCGAGAAAGCATGGAAAGTAAATAAATATCTATCGTTATTTCTGATGCCAGGGTTACAGGACAGTTCCCTCAAAAGGATGTTTGCTGAGGCTGATGGAATTGTGACGGTGGATCCAACGGTCTATTCGCAAGGGCTGCTCGGTATTAATGAAGCACAGCGGGCAGGGAAGCCAGTATGGTTTGATACTTCCATCACCGTGCCGGAAACCCGTCGAGACTTAATGTGGAAATTGCAACGACGGGGGATCCTCAAAGCACTGGCTCAAACAACGGGGATAATTGCAACGGGGCCAAAGTGCCTGGAACGTTTTCGAGATTTGGATCTGTTGGATGAGGCGATCGCCTCTAAATTTACCATCATGGGGCATCCAGCAGATACTCAGCGCTTTGTGCCACAACCGAAACTTTCAGCGCAAGATGGGATTTTGCGGGTCTTGGTTGTCTCTAGACTGGTTACCGAAAAGGGACTGCTGTACATTTTGGAAGCCATGACTCCACTGTTGCGCGAACGCAACAACCTGCAACTGCAATTAATCGGCACTGGTCCGCTCAAATCTTTGTTGTCAAGAGAGGTTTCAGAACGCGCTCTTGAGGACAAAGTATTATTCCGAAATCCCGTTCCCCACGCGCAACTGGCCGAAATCATCGGCTCCGCAGACTTATTTGTCAGTCATGCGGTCAGTACATCTGGATGGGAAGAATATTTTGGGGCCTGCAATATTGAAGCCATGTCCTGTGGTCTACCCTGCGTCCTCACATCCAGTGGCGGTACTCCCTATACGGTTAGAGAAAAAGAGGTGGCGGTAATGGTAGAAGATCGTCACATTATTCAATTGCGGACAGTGATTGCCCAGCTACTCGATTCTGAGTCGGAGCGTCTGGAAATGGGACAAAGAGCCCGCAATTATGTAGAACGTTACTATGCAGTTGCCACAATTGCTGAGAAATATCATCGAATGTTGCAACGGGGCATGGCATTAGGCATAACTAGAACAGGATCTATATAA
- a CDS encoding glycosyltransferase family 1 protein, translating to MIKIVYDHQIFWWQRYGGISRYIYELATRISDMDDFDVSIEALAYVNEYLKQCKPGLVTGFPVPKSSRLQIQKMVGRFNDNLAKIRLKSNPPDIVHETYYHGEKLSHKKTKVVVTVHDMIHEKFNQFLTRDIFKKLDPTAEVKKESVKRADRIICVSENTKKDLIELLEVDRNKISVVYHGTSVKLTEHYQTEPRKYPPYILYVGDRISKYKNFQGLLQAYGNSSQLKNNFNLVLFGGGSLSREEITLIQNLGLPEGKVLQVAGDDAALANLYREASVFVYPSLYEGFGIPLLEAMSLNCPIACSNTSSLPEVVGNAAEFFDPDQTESIAAALEKVLFSTEKAKNLINLGAERIKNFSWEACAEQTRQVYLSLL from the coding sequence ATGATTAAAATCGTTTACGATCACCAGATATTTTGGTGGCAACGATACGGCGGAATTTCTCGATACATATATGAACTGGCAACCAGAATCTCTGATATGGACGATTTTGATGTGAGTATCGAGGCTCTGGCTTATGTGAATGAGTATTTGAAGCAGTGTAAACCGGGTTTGGTGACAGGATTTCCTGTGCCTAAATCTTCCCGGCTCCAGATTCAAAAAATGGTCGGTAGGTTTAATGACAATTTAGCTAAAATTAGGCTGAAAAGTAATCCTCCTGATATTGTGCATGAAACTTATTATCATGGTGAAAAATTGTCTCATAAAAAGACTAAGGTAGTGGTGACAGTCCATGACATGATCCATGAAAAGTTTAACCAATTTTTAACCAGAGATATTTTTAAAAAATTGGATCCTACAGCGGAAGTTAAAAAGGAATCTGTCAAGAGAGCCGATCGCATTATCTGTGTTTCTGAGAATACCAAAAAAGACTTAATCGAACTATTAGAGGTCGATCGGAATAAGATATCGGTTGTCTATCATGGCACCAGTGTCAAATTAACAGAACACTATCAGACTGAACCCAGAAAATATCCACCATATATTCTCTATGTTGGCGATCGCATCAGTAAATATAAAAACTTTCAGGGTCTATTGCAAGCTTATGGGAATTCCAGCCAACTGAAAAATAACTTTAATCTCGTGTTATTTGGGGGAGGTTCACTATCTCGTGAGGAAATCACTTTAATCCAAAATCTGGGATTACCTGAAGGTAAGGTTTTACAAGTGGCTGGTGATGATGCCGCTCTAGCAAATTTATATCGAGAAGCTTCAGTTTTCGTTTATCCTTCCCTTTATGAAGGTTTTGGCATTCCTCTCCTAGAAGCGATGTCCTTGAATTGCCCGATCGCTTGCAGTAATACCAGTTCTCTGCCAGAAGTTGTCGGCAATGCAGCGGAATTTTTTGACCCCGATCAAACGGAAAGTATTGCTGCGGCTTTGGAAAAAGTGCTATTTTCAACGGAAAAAGCAAAAAACTTAATCAATTTGGGTGCAGAGAGAATCAAAAATTTTTCATGGGAAGCTTGTGCAGAGCAAACAAGGCAAGTTTACCTATCTTTGCTTTGA
- a CDS encoding glycosyltransferase family 2 protein, translating into MEPKTIAVLMTCHNRKDKTLASLDSLFQQKMPADFRLEVYLVDDASTDGTAEAVTQKYPEVKIIQGNGGLFWNGGTRTAFGEALKSDRDYYLWLNDDTNLYPEAIAKLLSTASHIAETEVLNAVIVGSTCDTKTGNLTYGGMVRSSWWHPLKFKLVQPTEEPQICHTMNGNCVLIPRFVAEKVGNLDPNFVHSTGDIDYGLRVRNQGCSVWLAPGYVGECTTNPIEEDIWGSPNLTLAQRLKKIRQPKGLPVEEWKVFARRHAGPLWMFYWGLPYVRLLLAALFGGKMQSRVNY; encoded by the coding sequence ATGGAACCCAAAACGATCGCAGTGTTAATGACTTGCCATAATCGTAAAGATAAAACCTTGGCAAGTCTTGATTCTCTATTTCAGCAAAAAATGCCAGCGGACTTCCGGTTGGAGGTTTACCTCGTAGATGATGCGAGCACCGACGGCACTGCTGAGGCCGTCACACAAAAATACCCTGAAGTCAAGATCATTCAAGGAAATGGGGGGCTGTTTTGGAATGGGGGAACGCGAACCGCTTTTGGTGAAGCACTAAAATCGGATCGTGATTACTATCTGTGGCTCAACGACGATACTAACCTCTACCCAGAGGCGATCGCAAAATTACTTTCAACCGCGAGTCACATTGCCGAAACCGAAGTCCTAAATGCTGTAATTGTCGGCTCAACTTGTGATACTAAAACCGGCAACCTGACCTACGGTGGGATGGTAAGAAGTTCTTGGTGGCATCCGCTCAAATTTAAGTTAGTACAGCCAACAGAGGAGCCCCAAATTTGTCACACCATGAACGGCAATTGCGTACTGATACCCCGTTTTGTGGCTGAAAAAGTGGGCAATCTCGACCCTAACTTTGTTCACAGTACCGGAGACATTGATTACGGTTTACGAGTGAGAAATCAAGGGTGTTCTGTTTGGTTAGCACCGGGTTATGTGGGGGAATGTACCACAAATCCTATCGAGGAAGATATTTGGGGCAGTCCAAATTTAACTCTTGCTCAAAGGTTAAAAAAAATTAGGCAACCTAAAGGTTTGCCCGTGGAAGAGTGGAAAGTGTTTGCCCGACGTCATGCGGGTCCTTTATGGATGTTTTATTGGGGACTGCCTTATGTGAGATTGTTATTGGCGGCGCTATTCGGTGGGAAAATGCAGAGTCGGGTTAATTATTAA
- a CDS encoding PIN domain-containing protein has product MRRVFADTGYWVALLNPRDELHQTARDLSQKMGAIYIFTSEMVLAEVLNDFSKRGEFFRGAAIELIESLYSHPNVTVVKQSSSQFQDGLLLYKQRPDKEWSITDCVSFKIMEAYGITEAFAYDKQSRQVLLLYCGIESPPIAPYINPVTRNPVSFLGQKPGTQKPGFFFYCHSRGEWPFAPTYSQQKPGFFFGAKTRNSETGFLFCLPQLTVIFTIETRFLFRGKNQELRNRVSFFTATVNCDIHNRNPVSFSGKNQEIRNRVSFLPTTVNCYIHNRNPVSFSGSK; this is encoded by the coding sequence ATGAGACGAGTTTTTGCGGATACTGGTTACTGGGTGGCTTTACTTAATCCTAGAGACGAATTACATCAAACAGCGCGAGATTTATCGCAAAAAATGGGAGCGATCTATATTTTTACAAGCGAAATGGTTTTAGCAGAGGTTTTGAATGATTTTTCTAAACGGGGCGAGTTTTTTCGTGGGGCGGCGATCGAGTTAATTGAAAGTCTCTATAGTCATCCGAATGTGACAGTGGTTAAACAAAGTAGCAGTCAGTTTCAAGATGGGTTATTGTTGTACAAACAAAGGCCAGATAAAGAATGGAGCATCACTGATTGTGTTTCTTTTAAGATCATGGAAGCTTATGGAATAACAGAAGCTTTTGCCTACGATAAACAGAGCAGGCAGGTTTTGTTGCTCTATTGCGGGATTGAGTCACCGCCGATCGCACCCTATATAAATCCAGTCACCAGAAACCCGGTTTCTTTTTTGGGGCAAAAACCAGGGACTCAGAAACCGGGTTTCTTTTTTTACTGCCACAGTAGGGGCGAATGGCCATTCGCCCCTACATATTCACAACAGAAACCCGGTTTCTTTTTCGGGGCAAAAACCAGGAACTCAGAAACCGGGTTTCTTTTTTGCCTACCACAGTTAACTGTTATATTCACAATAGAAACCCGGTTTCTTTTTCGGGGCAAAAACCAGGAACTCAGAAACCGGGTTTCTTTTTTTACTGCCACAGTTAACTGTGATATCCACAACAGAAACCCGGTTTCTTTTTCGGGCAAAAACCAGGAAATCAGAAACCGGGTTTCTTTTTTGCCTACCACAGTTAACTGTTATATTCACAATAGAAACCCGGTTTCTTTTTCGGGGTCAAAATAG
- a CDS encoding DUF6972 family protein translates to MSGIDREIYLETRTSLIDKHLPETEKSQRELETEGMVYLFNNRQTMERVAAEIKQRGERTGAADSEDKYERYGLFFAEPIGYILKLDGTRIPLHYGEIKIKKSTGKYHVIPRTRPRTTKS, encoded by the coding sequence ATGAGTGGTATTGACAGAGAAATATATCTGGAAACCCGAACCAGTCTGATTGACAAACATTTACCCGAAACCGAAAAATCCCAAAGAGAACTGGAAACCGAAGGAATGGTCTATTTGTTTAACAATCGCCAGACAATGGAGAGAGTGGCAGCGGAAATTAAGCAAAGAGGAGAGAGAACGGGAGCAGCAGATTCAGAAGACAAATACGAACGCTATGGATTATTTTTTGCCGAACCAATTGGGTATATCCTAAAATTAGATGGAACGAGAATCCCTCTCCACTATGGAGAAATAAAAATAAAAAAAAGCACAGGAAAATATCATGTCATACCTCGCACCAGACCGCGCACCACAAAATCCTGA
- a CDS encoding formyltransferase family protein: MTTKSNNSILFLGKKKDKYCTKAVDFIKRNFYDVSVYLGEWGDPLPEDISWWDGDYIISYLSRWVVPEYLIRKAKVAAINFHPASPDYPGIGCYNFALYEEANEYGVTCHYMANKVDTGKIIAVKRFPIFMSDDVASLILRTYDFQLVLFYEIMSKIIKNEPLPSSEESWSKKPFTRKQFNQLGIINLSMTDEEVTRRVRATSYGLFKPTIEIAGHIFEIKTLK, translated from the coding sequence ATGACGACAAAATCAAATAATTCAATTTTATTTTTGGGAAAGAAAAAAGATAAATACTGCACCAAAGCAGTCGATTTTATTAAAAGAAATTTTTACGATGTATCAGTATATCTTGGCGAATGGGGGGATCCGTTACCGGAAGATATTAGTTGGTGGGACGGTGATTACATAATTTCTTATCTCTCGCGCTGGGTAGTTCCTGAATATTTAATTAGGAAAGCCAAAGTTGCTGCCATAAATTTTCATCCTGCTTCTCCAGATTATCCAGGGATCGGTTGCTATAATTTTGCCTTGTATGAAGAGGCAAATGAATACGGTGTTACTTGTCATTATATGGCCAACAAGGTTGACACAGGAAAAATTATTGCGGTCAAGCGCTTTCCTATTTTTATGAGTGATGATGTAGCTTCACTGATACTGCGGACTTACGATTTCCAATTAGTTCTTTTCTATGAAATTATGAGCAAAATAATAAAAAATGAGCCTTTGCCATCATCTGAAGAAAGTTGGAGTAAAAAGCCTTTTACAAGGAAACAATTCAATCAACTGGGTATAATCAATCTCTCGATGACCGATGAAGAAGTAACAAGGCGTGTAAGAGCAACAAGTTATGGATTGTTTAAGCCTACTATTGAGATTGCTGGTCATATTTTTGAAATTAAAACTCTAAAATAA